TAATTAACTCACATTCCAGAGTCATAGCTCCCAATTTGCTAAGTCTAGAGGATTGGTTACACAACAACCAAACACTCAGCAGGGAGGGGAGAAAAACTGCTAAAATGTTTCTAGAATCTTCACAGGACTCACATGTTCTTTTATACTGGTAAACAGGAATGATGGCCCCTGTGAGCAATCTATAGCCATCCAATCAAGGGGACAGAATGAGCCAGGGCAATAAGGGGTAAGAGGTTCAAAGAGGTTGAAGTTTCAGGAGAGACTACAGGGGAagaaatgtacagaaaatatctggCCTTAAGATTAGCCCTGAGTCAAGCAGAGAATGGTCTACTTTATCCATAAAGAGGGAATGCATTGAGCAGATAACAGGAAGTCAAAAACTGTGCTCCTATTCCTATGAACTCTCATTGCTGCAATTTGAGCAGATACAGTCTCCTCTAAAAACACGCTATTGATCAACTGAATATGCTTAACCCCGAGAGGTTTCATAACATGAAGATATGTCAGTGGTGGAGGGTTTGGGAAGAGGGGCTGAACTCAGAATACACGTGATACTTCTGAGAGAAGGTTCATTTTTTTCCACTTGACAAAATGGTAGGACACATGCAGTTTCCAAGCCGTATCACACGATGGCAGCCATACTCAGCACGTATGAGGCACACACAGGGAAGAATTCAGCCTAATCCCCTCACCAGGTGAGAGGTATGGTGACCCAGTGGATTTCAGCTAAGAGATATCTTTTCTGAAGGGCATACTTGGCTTGTGATTGCGACTGAGTAAATCGGAAATAATGAAATCCCACTTCTACCAATGATTACTTAAGGTAAGTGAAAACCCTTCACAGTTTATGCCTACTCCTACTGTTTGCACAcatttctattgcttttttttccccctcactgGTTTATCAGAGCTCCTTgtgttgcaattattttctcccagcgtttcatgtatttgtcttttaaatctatAGCTTCTTCAGCTACACGAAAGTTTTGCAAACATGTGAAGTCTAACATGTCAGTCTTTATGGTTTATGTCTTCATAAACCATGCTTATATTTGTGATAGAACAAAAACTCTGTGAGGGCAGTGATTTTTACCTGTTTGGTTTCTTGCTGTGGCTGAAGGACCCAGAAGAGTGACAAGTGTAGAGCATGAACTAAATAAACTTTGCATTCACCTAGAGCCTTTCTAAAGCAGATGGAAAATACTACTGCCAAAATTAAGAGACACATTCTGGCCACAATACACCAAAAACAGGCCACAAGATAGAGAAACTAGGTCAGATTTCCTAATAGTCAAAACTGATTTCGACATGGCCATAGGGGGAGGAGACAGATTGATCGATCGGttgatttttgttaaaataatcaAGCTTCCCAAAAGCCATAGTCAAAATGTAAAATACGTAGCCTGACCTCTCAAAATGCTTTCCAGATTCAAATTTCagcaaaagggaaagaaatttatTAACTGCTTTGAAGCCAGTACCTTTCTTAACACCTACCACAAGAGGGAGACCACATCATAAACTCAAGCACATGGCCCGTTAAAATATTTGTGAAGTGTCACCGTGTGTAACAGTATTTGAAAACCATCCTATTTCATGTgttttcagtatttattttaaaacaaaataatagctcttttaaaaatcattttgcattttacatgCCAACACAAAAATATGAATCCTCATAAACCAATAACTATGTTCTTTGtgcatttattttagaatttgccTTTTACATTCTCATAATAAACAATAACTTCAGAAATTCAGTTTTTACTCAGCCAGTTTTGTTTCAAATggctttttatacatttttacaaCTGTAATTTGTACGCAATGTGATTTCTGTGGATGCTGAATGGATTTTTCAGCAGGTGATCTCATTACAAGATAATCTCATTACAAATCCCTGTTAGAATTTCTCACCGTGGTATCCAGATtgaaatgaaattcttcacagctGTAGAAAAGTTCTTCCGAAATTTGTTGGTATCATAAGCTCTAAACTGCTCTACTCTATGGACTTTCAAGAAAACTACCAACTTTTGCCTTTCCGTCTGGCGGCAGCCATCAGGTAAGCCAAGATGGGTGCATACAAGTATATCCAGGAGCTATGGAGAAAGAAGCAGTCTGATGTCACGCGCTTTCTTCTGAGGGTCCCCTGCTGGCAGTACCGCCAGCTCTCTGCTCTTCACAGGGCTCCCCGCCCCACCCGGCCTGATAAAGCGCGCCAACTGGGCTACAAGGCCAAGCAAGGTTACGTTATACATAGGATTTGTGTTCGCCGTGGTGGCCGAAAACGCCCAGTTCCTAAGGGTGCAACTTACGGCAAGCCTGTCCATCATGGTGTTAACCAGCTAAAATTTGCTCGAAGCCTTCAGTCTGTTGCGGAGGAGCGAGCTGGACGCCACTGTGGGGCTCTGGGAGTCCTGAATTCTTACTGGGTTGGTGAAGATTCCACATACAAATTTTTTGAGGTTATCCTCATTGATCCATTCCATAAAGCTATCAGAAGAAATCCTGACACCCCATGGATCACCAAACCAGTCCACAAGCACAGGGAGATGCGTGGGCTGACATCTGCAGGCCGAAAGAGACGTGGCCTTGGAAAGGGCCATAAGTTCCACCACACTATTTGTGGTTCTCGCCGGGCAGCTTGGAGAAGGCGCAATACTCTCCAGCTCCACCGTTACCGCTAATACAAGTAAAGTTTGTAAAATTCATACCTAATAAACAATTTAGGACAGTCATGTCTGCTTACAGGTGTTATTTGTCTGTTAAAACTAGTCTGCAGAtgtttcttgaatgctttgtcaaATTAAGAAAGTTAAAGTGCAATAATGTTTGAAGACAATAAGTGGTGTTGTATCTTGTTTCTAATAAGATAAACTTTTTTATCTTTGCTTTATCTTATTAGGGAGTTGTATGTTAGTGTATAAAACATACTGCGTGGTATAATAGGCTtaataaattcttaaaagaagagaaaaaaagaaaactaccaacTTTTCTCAGCAACTATCCTATGAAAATTTTGTGACAGTCATTTCAAGACTGCTTAAAAGTAGACAAAACAGGAGGCCAAAAACTTCATAAAATGTGGTATAATTTGAAGGAATCCTGGGAGGTCTCTCTGCTTAAAATATTTCCCAGCTGAAATTCCTCACTGTGAATCCCACTCGTTTAACTTAAGCCAAAAGTCCTCAATTAAAAGCCAATTCCTAAGGACTCCTCTATCTTGCAACTAACCAAGATTTCCAGAGGCTCGCCACAAAAGGCACAGTCCTGGACATGGCAAAACTACAGGACCTTAAGAGATGAAGCCATTATCAGTGATTAATACCTCAGCAGATAGCACTTAATATATTCATcttctttatttctactttttaaaagacattagaGAATTTAGATGAGAAAATAGGAAAGGGTGGCATCTAAAGAATGGGGCCCTGGTGAGAATATACCTGGGTAGGTACTGACCCTACAGGACCAGGGGTCAGTGTGGGGTTAGCAGGGGCTAAAGAAGAGGGGAGTAGTAAATTACAAGGGAGTAAGAGTGGAGGGAAGTCCTTTGCCATGCTAAGAGCCAGGCATCCATGATCCTTTTAAAGCTAATACTTATCTGGTGCTTTCTCTTCACAGTATATGTCTTAAAGACTTTACCTTCATTTTTCCATAGAACACATTCAAGAGGTGATAACCTCATTGATTAGAGGATGAAACTAAAGCTCCAGTTACTTTCCCCATAAAATAGCTAATAGGTAGTGGAGCTACATATCAGAATCTAAGCAGTTTGACTCCAGAGTTCATGCTGTTAATATCAATGCTCAAGAGGGccgtattagtttcctattgctgccatAAAAATTTGCCACAAATTGGGTGGCTGAAAacgacagaaatttattctcccacAATCCTGGAAGTCAAAAGTCCAACAGGGGTCTCAATGggataaaatcaaggtgttggcaaagCTGTCTTCTAGAGGCATCCCTCATTTCTTGGCACAGGGATCCCCTTTGTCTTCAAAGCCAGTAACATGGCAGTTGTATTATCTTAGGGCTGtcatcacatctccttctctgactctcctCTTCTGCCTACCTTTTTAAAGATGCCTGTGACTGCATTGAGCCTAATGAGATAATTCAGAATTCCCCTATTTGAAGGTCAGATGAGGAGCACCCTTATTTCCATCTTCAACTTCAATTTCCATTGCCACATAACCTAATTACAGGTCCCAGgatttaggacatggacatctttggggggtcATTATTCTCCCTACCACAGGTGCCTtaatatcttattcattttttatgtgcCTCTGGGTTCCATACCAACAACCACCTGCAAATGGCTGACTCAAGCAAGTGTGCCTTCTCTCCCATCTGCTGACTGCCCTCTTCTTCCCTCCTATTGCTTTTGTCAGAAATGCTGCAGCCTGGAATCTTTCTCTAGTCGAAATCTTTGCCTCTGGTCTTATTTCGCTCATTTCTCCTACAGCGAGGAGCCAGGGTGGCAGCCATCTTGGCCATGCAAGATCAGTGGGAGGAGAACTGCTGTTAGATCCTACTCCTGTAATGAGAATGTTCAAAAGACTGGGGAATAATactctaaaatgtaaataaatctgACATCAGGCCTTGGTTCAACTAAGTGTTCCCCGTGCTTTTGTAGCTATCAGCTACAAGTGCTTGTGACTTTCCCAGGAAGCAAAAGCTGAGCAAGAAACAGAAGAGGGCAATGGCCTGAGGAGGAGCTTAGCCTTGACTTCCCTCCCTTTCCATTTGTCGTTAACAACCCAAATCCCTTTGAAACCCCAAAAGAGCAATATATTTCAGGACAAAAAAATAAGGTAGGAGATGTCATATTGTTCTGCAGCAGACATAGAAAAGACAGCAAAGAGGCAGTTGCAGAAAGCTGAACAGATAGATAAATCCTTCAGCCAGGgctggctacataatttgcagtactttatttatttatttatttatttatttatttatttatttagacacaaggtctccctctgttgcccatgcttgagtgcagtggcacaatcttggcttactgcagcctcgatctcccaggctcaagcaatcttcctacctcagtccccaagtagctgggacgacaggcacccaccaccacacctggctaatttttgtattttttgtaaaaacgggttttgccatgttgcccaggctagtctcaaactcctgagctcaagcgattcacccatctcagcctctcaaagtactagaattacaggcatgaaccactgcacctggccagaagtgctttaaagatactaaaatataaatatgtttttcctttaaaaataataaataaaataaataccaatACATTATTAATGTGACATCACAATTGAttataaggttttttttcttactcaatgttttgaaaatttattttttaggccATCAAAATTGTACTGtagcaaaattattttcattctgaATAGCTGTAAATGGCATTAGTAGCTCTACACACAGACAAGGTTGCAAGcaatttttgttaacttttaagTTTGAAAAGGATTTTTCTTCTTATGCAACTGTTACTGGAGCTGTTAAGAATATTTTAGAAGCTATGACAACATTTGGGataaatttcaataaattatttcaaaatacaaattttagtatGTCTAGAGTTGAGTCTCATGGAACAATTTTAATACAAAGACTTAACTCTTCATATGAGTCAGTTTTGTGTAAGTCTGAATTTTAAGTGTAAATTTATACAATGACATTTTGATGTTTCTTCTGACATTTGCTGAAAATTGTGGAGATTGTACAAGAAATTGAAAGTAGCCTCATgatttgtatataattttaagtGCCTATTTATACATTCTGTAACTCTATTTTCAACTTCAagggaaattttcattttattttatcttcctcaTTAATAATTGGTCCATCTGAAGTTCATGTGAAAATAACGTTCTTTTCCACTGAGAATGTAAAATGTAACTTGTTTCTAAGCTTGTGGATATTCATTTTGCAATGTTTCAGCATTTAAATCCAAAGATTCTAAAATCTTTAAAGAGCTCTAATAATTCCTTGATAAATGCTTTATTGCAATGTTCATGTGTATgactttattttgtaataatttgcTAATAACGTCTATTTCCTGATGTTGCCAAGCAGTTTCTGTCCCAAGGTTCAGGCTAAAGAGTTAATATTTGTGTAGATGCCACAGAGACGGACTTTGGGGACAAacagccaggctggcctcacagGGGTACCAGTGCTGTCCCCCTATAGAGTTCCTCCTTCCCCGCTTGTCCTTGGCCGCTGCTACCATACCTGCTGCTTCTGCTGTTGCCAATCTGTGCCCAGGCACTGGCCCGGCCACCTTGTTGCCCTGTGATTACCAGCTGAAGACTCCATTTCCCAGTCCTGTTTGTAACTAGGTGTGGCACAAGCATGGGCTTTGGGTAGCCAGGCTAATTATCCCACATGCATGCTGCCTATGTGCCCCTGATGCACACACTATACCATCTAGTCTATCCCTACTGCTCACATGCATGATCTATTACCCATCAAACTTACCTGCAAAATGCAAGTTTAAGGATAAAGTTATTAAGAATTTTAAGGCAGTGAcaacagagcattaaaccaaatgCTGATCCCTTCTGAGAGTAGCATCCTGTGCCCCTGCAGAAGTCACCCACCCATGAAGGCAGCCCTGCCCTCAgactttgaagaaaaaagaatgtcaaGGAGGGTAGTGGGATGAAAGCTTGAGAGAAGTCCCCTAAGAAGTCCCACTGGCAGGGGTCTCAGCATCCCAGTACCCCTCAAACCTGACCCCTTGATCACTGTACCCATCTTCCACCCACATCTCTCCTGCCACACCCACCAAAGTCCATCCTGCAGGAGTCACTCTATAGACAAGGGAACCATGACTATAATGTGGCAGGGACTGCCGGTTGTCATCAGAATGCACTCCCCACGTTTTTCACAGTAATGGAGTTTAAGATGCCTCCATGTACCCAGccaaagactacatttcccagttcCCTTTGTGATAGGTGCAGCCATGTTACTAAGGTCTctcctacagaatgggagcaaGTCATTCTTCTACTTCACCTCCTTCAAAGAGACGTGCTGCCATGTACTTCCTCTCTGTACCATTCCACAAGCTGGAACACAGATACAGGGCTCAGCCAGCTGCAACCACACAGGTGAAGACCATAGTCTAGGGATTGGTGAAGCAAGAAATAGATGGAGCCCAAGTCTTTGGATAATTTCATGGGGTAAGCCTGACTTGGCAAACTGAAAAGCTCACCTTGGATCTCTTgcttaacagagaaaaaaaagttttatttaagcCACTCTATTTTGGGATCTCTATTGTTATGGCAGCTTAGTATTTGCATAATTTGAATCTGGAGAGGGTTCATTCCCATTGTTGATCTATTCATTGAGCAGGTCTGAAAATAAGATCAAGTCCCTGGTATGAGAGTAAGGTCCCTGGGAAGAAGGTGGGTGGGTTCTTCACATCACAATGAGAACTCTGAAAGTACTTTCCCACAAAGGCATTCATTTACTCATGTTAGCTATAAATGTGACAGACTTCGGCAATCCAGTCCAGCCTAGGGCTGTACCTACAACATTGCTTCTATGAGAAAACAGCTTTCATATCTGAAATAACCAATTTGTAAATATAACTTTGAAATGCAACCAATTTATTAGCTGAAATCTTCCTGGAATTCTGTACCTACATCATAGAACTGTAGTGAAGATTAattgagataatatatgtgaacAATTAAGCATAGCATCTGATACCAAATGAGCTTTCAATCAAtttgatctttttattattactgaCATTATTAAACTGGCATCATAATATAGTCATAATATGACACATTATCatgatatatatgataatatgtcatatatattgacatcatttaattatttttatttcgaGACAGGAACAcgctctgtagcccagcctgGAGTTAAGTGGGAcactctccactcactgcaaactctgcctcccaggctcaagtgatcctcctgcctcagtttcccaagtagttaggactacaggtgtgcatcaccatgcctggttaatttttgtattttttgtagagacagggtttccccatgttgcccaggctggtcttgaactcctgggctcaaacagtccactctccttggcctcccaaagtgctatgatttcaggggtgagccactgcacccggctgatatcatttattttaaggaaGTATATGGCAGCAGGCTTGGGGCAACAATCTTTCCTCTCCTGACTGCCACACAGAGAGGGATAAGAGATAAATTACTTAAATGTTTACAAATCTCTTAGTTTCCACAAGAAGTTTTAGCAAGTCTTTTCAAAACAAACTGCATAAAATATTACCTCAAAAATACATGAGGTGTTAAAATATTACTCAAACTAGTCAATTAGAAGTAATGGGTTAAGAAATCGCCAAGGAAAGAAATGCCTGTGCATCAGAAAGAAGAAACCAAGAATTCAGTACATGAGAGAAACGTAAAAGGAAGAGCTGCCAAAAGTGGAGAGTGGGCATGATTCATTCTGGAGATCACTGTAAGGTTTCCCTGAAAGacaatagaagaaataagttttgCTTTTACAGGATTAACTTTATAGTAGATAATACGCATAGATCAGGGTaaggcagtttttaaaaactgagggGAAAAATGGGCTTCTactctgaaaaaaattagaagaatagaaagaaaacaataaaactttcTTCAAAGCTATAGGGAATAAAAAGAGATAATGGAAAAATCTTAAGACTTAATTAGGTGTGGAGAAAAATCTGCGAAGAGATGAAGCCAAGAAGTCAGACTGTTAATTGCTTATTTATCTCTAGAGCACCGTCATCAGAACGTGAATAATGAATAAGACAGTaacaaacaacagaaaagtaAGAAGTAGTTGAACATCTggggaaagatttcttaaataaccTAGACTTGGAAGTATTTCATCCACTCAGcatttttaaggaagaaaatatcCCATGCAGGGAAACATTCAAACAACTGAAGCTTATCTACTTAAGAGTTGTAAATTCTTTCATGATTTTATTAAAACTCTGTTAAAGGGAAAACCTGTTCTCTACTTTCTGAAATGTAGTGTGTTAATTTTAACCACTTTCTTAATGCTCCAGGGTACTTTTGGTGAACAGCAAAAACTTCTCAGCCCTGCGTGGAGGCTCCTGGGGTGAATTTGTCCCCGTGCTAACCTGCCTAAGACTTTCTTGCTATTTAGAGTGTGTCGCTCTTCTCCATGATGTAATCACAGCAGTCCCGATCTCTACCAGTGCCCATATCCCTGCACCAGTGACTGTACCCCTCCACATTTCCAATCTATTTCCCATTAATTACAGAGATCTAGGAAACccaaaaaagcaaatttttaattttttttttaaagaaaagtgaacAAGCTCCAAAAGAGGGCCTcagggaatcttttttttttaatggcataaATGAACATCTATTTAGATCATAaccacttttgtttttttgctttttaataattacTTATATTCTGAGTAATTTGGGTAGCAATCTCTGGAGAAGTGAGGTGTGGCCATATATTCAAATGACTGAATTAAAATAGAGGTACCTCATGAAAGGAGACAGTTGCTATAGT
This genomic interval from Gorilla gorilla gorilla isolate KB3781 chromosome 3, NHGRI_mGorGor1-v2.1_pri, whole genome shotgun sequence contains the following:
- the LOC101135508 gene encoding large ribosomal subunit protein eL15-like, with amino-acid sequence MGAYKYIQELWRKKQSDVTRFLLRVPCWQYRQLSALHRAPRPTRPDKARQLGYKAKQGYVIHRICVRRGGRKRPVPKGATYGKPVHHGVNQLKFARSLQSVAEERAGRHCGALGVLNSYWVGEDSTYKFFEVILIDPFHKAIRRNPDTPWITKPVHKHREMRGLTSAGRKRRGLGKGHKFHHTICGSRRAAWRRRNTLQLHRYR